GACCTGGGCCTTTGCTCGCGAGGCGTTGCAGATGAGGTAACTCGCGCATCACGAGAGGTTACGGCCTTCGAGGTTTACGAGCTCGACGAGGCGCTTCATCACACGTCAAAAGCGCTTGTGGAGGCGATCAGGGAGAAGGTCTCCGCCGAGGCTGGGCGCTTCGTGCATCTGTTTGCGACGTCATTCGACATCCTCGACACGGCCAACGCGCTGCGTTATCAGGAGCTCGCACGAGAGGTCCTCATCCCCGACCTCGCCTCGCTCATCTCAACGCTTTCGCGCCTCGCCCGGGAGCACGCCGAGACGGTCCAGATCGGCAGGACTCATGGCATGCACGCCGAGCCGATCACGTTTGGGCTTTTTCTTGCTGTCTATGTCAGTCGTTTTGCGAAGAGAGCGATGGCGATCGAGGCGGCGAGGCAGAACCTCAGGGGGAAGCTATCCGGAGCGGTCGGCGCCCACAACGCGCTGGCGCTCAGGTTCCCGAAATCAGCACACCTTGTCGAGCGGCTTTTTCTCACCAGGCTTGGCCTTCTGCCATCAGAGACGTTCACCTCGACGCAGATCGTCGAGCCCGAGTTCGTCACCGATTTCGCCCATTCTCTCGCCAGCTGTTTCTCCGTTTTGGCCAACCTGGCCGACGACATGCGCCACTTGCACCGCTCGGAGATAGCCGAGGTGATCGAGCCACGGGGGAAGATGGGCATCGGCTCATCCACAATGCCTCACAAGACGAACCCAAAGAGCTTCGAGAATATAAAAAGCCTCTACAAGGCCTTCATGCCCAGAATGATCACGCAATACCTCGACCAGACGTCCGAACACCAACGCGACCTCACCAACTCCGCGTCGGGGCGGTTCACGGTGGAGCTCGTCGCCGCGTTCGACTACGCCGTGCTGCGAATGCGAGACACGTTGAATACCCTCGTCGTTGACGATGCCAAGATGACGGCGAACCTCGAGGCGAGCAAGGGATACATAACTGCCGAGCCGCTTTACATTGTGCTGTCGCTCGCTGGCGTTCCAGATGCGTACCAGAAGGCGAAAGACCTTGCGTCAGCTGCACGGGCACAGGGCAAGACCGTGATCGAGCTGGCCCGCCAAGACGACGCGATCAAAGGAGCTTTGAGAACGTTGAGCCCGCTGAACCTCAGGATACTCGAGGACCCAGCCGGATACATCGGCGATGCCCCCGCGCGGGTACAGGCCACCTGCGATTACTGGGACGCGAAGATGTCGGCGCTGCTTGAATACCTAAAGAAAGAGAAGCAAGCGCTGAAGACGCCACCCACGGGCTGGCTCAAGAGGCTCGCCCAGATGATAGCCGACGCCGAGGCCGGCAAGGGCGCCCCCGAGCAGACTATCCCCCAGACGCGCCGCGAGATGATCGAGGACTGGTAGTGCCTCCACAAAGGATACCAAGAGCCACGAAGAGGGCGCATGATGGCAGAGGATAAGAGCGAGGCGCCGGAAGCCCAGCCAGCCACAGCCTGGTAGTGGCCGTGTTTGCCCCGCCCGAAACACAAAAAGGTATAGCAAGCGACTCCTTCATGCTGCGTGTTAGATTCCACCATTTGCCCGAATTGCCCAAAATAAAACCCCGATTTATGAATTATTAGGGTTAGCGGACACGTCGCAATTGTGGTGTTGACATATTTGTGGCGGCGTGAGAGGATAATCCACAAGGCGTGTTGTATATCAGTTTCAGGTTGGTGAATCCGCCTGAACCGGTGGTCCAACTTGCGAGATTCGGGCTAATCTTGTGCTGAATCATCCGGCGAGGGCGCAAGATAAGAATCGATTTATCACAATGAGGAGAGAGCGATGAAACGTTGCTTCTTCACTCGACTTGGCATCTTATTGGTTACGCTTTTTGCGGTTGTTCTTGGCCTTGGCCAGCTGGCGGGCGCAAGTGGACCTTGGCAGCCGATAGGCCCCTGGGGCGGAGAGATGTATTGTCTGGCGCAGGCGCCGCTTGACCCGAACGTCCTTTTCGCAGGTTGCGCTGGCTTGTTCAAGTCCGGGGACGGCGGTGCAAGCTGGTATAGGCTTCCGGTCCCTAAACAAGGCTTGGTAAGCTCCGTCGCTGCAGCCGGCGCTGGGCAGGGCCTGCTTGCCACGGCGTTCCGCTTCGGCGTGAATTTTCCCCTTGTCTCGAGCGACGGAGGCCAAAGCTGGCAGCAGGTCACGGACGATGTATTTGCGGACAAAAAGGTACATTGGCTTTCGTTCACAAGCCACACGGCGGACGGTGGGTCTCTGGTGGCCTGCACATCTGAAGGGCTTTACGCCTCGGATGACGGCCTGACGGATTGGCAGAAGGTTGGCGAGGGCATTCCCACAACGACTACGACTGCTTTCTTCACGTGCAGCGCTCCCGGGCAGGCCCGGTATTACTTCGCGTGCGGGCAGAACCAAGGGCTTTATCGTTCGGAGGACCTGGCATCAGGTTGGGTGGAGCTCGACTTACCCCAGCCAGAACTTCGCATCAAGAGGGTCGCGGTCGAATGGCGCAACCGCATGAACGTCTATGCCTGTGGCGAGGCGGGGATCTTTAGGTCAACCGACGGTGGGTCCACCTGGGAGACGATCTGGCAAGAGGAGACGGACAGAGTAGCGATCGCCTCATCCGCCACGAGCGTGATATATGCTGCCGGGGGCTTCGGGCTTGTGGTAAGTCCAGACTCCGGCGCGAGCTGGCAGACCCGGCAGGACGGGGTTGTAATAGGCAATTGGGTGACGGGCGACCTGGTCGTCTCGTCCCAGTCGCCGCTTGACGCTTGGCTTGCCTCATTCGCTGGCATATACCGTACAGATGATGCTGGTGGGTCGTGGTACCCATCCAATTACGGGATATCCGGCTGGGGCGTCAACAACATGGCGGTTAGCGATCGGGTGCCTGGCCTGATATTCGCTAACTCCGAGGGCGGCCTGTTCAGGAAGACGCAGGATACAGACTGGCAGCTTTTGGGCGTGACGGGCACGACCATTGAACCATCTCCCGAATGGGTCGTGCTCGACCCAACCGACGACGCGACGGTCTATGCCTGGAGAGGTGGGGGACTCATCAGGTCCACCGATATGGGCAATGACCGGACCTGGGAAACTTTGTTTGAGCCTGGCTGCGGTGCTAAGGGTCTGGCGATCGACCCTGAAAACGGGAATAACCTGTACCTTGCCACCACGAGTAGAGGCGTCATCGTATCACGGGACGCCGGCGAGAGCTGGCAGGAATCGAACTCAGGTCTGGCCCTGGATGGAAACGAGGTCTGGCTAATATCAGTTGCTCCGAGCGATCCAAACGTCCTTTGGGCAGCCCTCGGAGATGTCTGGGCGGTCAAAGATATCTACAAAACGACTGACGCCGGCCAGAGCTGGGCCACAGTTGCGAGCATCACCTACGGGATCAACTGCGTTACTATAGACCCCTCAGACCCCGACGTCGTGTATCTTGGAGTTAGCTACGGAGGTAATAACAGGGTTGAGAAGACCTCGGATGGAGGCAAAACATTCGTTCCATTGTCCGAAGGACTACCGGACATGTGCGTTTACGACATCGCGATTGATCCCACAGACACGAGAATCGTATATGCCGGCACTGGAATGCGAGGCAGCAGTTTTCCTGGCGCCGGGCTTTACGCGCTGGACCCGATCGCCGGGCTTGAATGGGAGTGGATCGAGTGTCCGGGCATCGATGCGCTTGGTCTTTACAAAGTCGCTGTTGACCCCTGGGCCGAAGGCCGTGTTCTCTGCTCGTTTGGTGGCCCTTCGCTTTATGCTTACCAGAAGGCAGCGGTGTCGCCCATCGAACTCTCACTCTCAACGGACCGCGACCAATACGTTGCTGGCGATACCCACGTTGCCATGATATCCGCGACCAACACCGGCGGAGATATCGACGTTGACCTCTACATCGCGATAATGCTGCCGGACGGTTCGCTGTGGTTCTGGCCGGACTTCGGCTCCGAGATGAGCCCCGGATACTCGATGACGCCGATGTCGGAGGGCTTTTCGATCAGCGACTATGCGTTCTTCGAGATGGCGCTGCCGGATGGCCTGCCAAGCGGCACGTACACCTGGTTTGCGATGTGCTTCACGCAGGGGACCGAGGACGCCGTCAGCAACCTGGCAACCGCCGATTGGACTTTTGAATGAGGCGCAGCCGCAAGAGGGCACTGCAATCAGTTTTACAACACCGCCTTGACCAGCTCCTTGAGCGACAACAAGAAGAGGCCAGCAATGAGGTTCAGGCCAATCGCGATTGCGGCAATGCACAGAAGCCATTTCAGGCCCTTTTCGCGGCGGATTGCGTCCATCGAATAGCCCGCAAAGACTATGGTTACGATGTCGGCGGGCATCTTCAGGCGCGAGTGGTATATGATGAGCGTCGTGGCGATCCAGAAGTTCGCCACAATCAAAAGAAGCGGCAGCGAGGCAATCAGTTTCTGTTTTTTGATGGCGAGATAGAGCCCGATGGCGGCGAAGAGAGCAATGACGCCGTAGCAGTAAAGGTATTTGCCTTTCCTACCCTCAATCGACGAGATTGGCATCCAGAAGTTGATGAAGTTCGCAACCCTGTCCCTCACAAAGCGGAACTTATGCTGGCCGTAGAACTCCACGGCCTTGCTCACGAAGAAACGGCTGATCTGAGTCTCCGTCCGCGGCACCTGGGCCGGGCCGTAGGCCTTGCTGATCCCATTCTGCTGCGCCTGAACCCCGAAGTGAGCGTGCCTTTGGATAGCGTCGAAGAAGCCCTCGCTCGTCAGCTTCCCCTTCGCTTGCGCCTGGTCAATTTCGCGCTTTGACTTGGCGAAATCAGCGTCGAAATCGAAGTGGACCTTCGTGTTATGCCATAGGACCCAGCCCAGGTGCGTGTCAGTCGGGATAAACTCGTCGAACACGATGTAGTTCCTTATG
This portion of the bacterium genome encodes:
- a CDS encoding glycosyltransferase family 39 protein, with the protein product MTNTKAWSNSRIFLILLFCALIVRTIYLLSSPNIPQYRYFNFDEADYELIAKNLFEGNGYCYLRGHPTAFRPPLYPLVVASVYKASGTRNHAAVRWVQVLLSSATAGLVFLLGLLVFGRGAGVWAGAIFALYPTMLYYVPKLMTETLFIALLYASLVTVVLAIKRGAANLFAAAGLLFGVSFLCRPVLLPFIIGLFVPMMFLLSRRKVIHRTAVCSIAFLAVFVAAVSPWVIRNYIVFDEFIPTDTHLGWVLWHNTKVHFDFDADFAKSKREIDQAQAKGKLTSEGFFDAIQRHAHFGVQAQQNGISKAYGPAQVPRTETQISRFFVSKAVEFYGQHKFRFVRDRVANFINFWMPISSIEGRKGKYLYCYGVIALFAAIGLYLAIKKQKLIASLPLLLIVANFWIATTLIIYHSRLKMPADIVTIVFAGYSMDAIRREKGLKWLLCIAAIAIGLNLIAGLFLLSLKELVKAVL
- a CDS encoding lyase family protein, producing the protein MDRFHAVSPLDFRYYGGEQSLFTKLMPFVCEEASICYQARVEAALVETFADLGLCSRGVADEVTRASREVTAFEVYELDEALHHTSKALVEAIREKVSAEAGRFVHLFATSFDILDTANALRYQELAREVLIPDLASLISTLSRLAREHAETVQIGRTHGMHAEPITFGLFLAVYVSRFAKRAMAIEAARQNLRGKLSGAVGAHNALALRFPKSAHLVERLFLTRLGLLPSETFTSTQIVEPEFVTDFAHSLASCFSVLANLADDMRHLHRSEIAEVIEPRGKMGIGSSTMPHKTNPKSFENIKSLYKAFMPRMITQYLDQTSEHQRDLTNSASGRFTVELVAAFDYAVLRMRDTLNTLVVDDAKMTANLEASKGYITAEPLYIVLSLAGVPDAYQKAKDLASAARAQGKTVIELARQDDAIKGALRTLSPLNLRILEDPAGYIGDAPARVQATCDYWDAKMSALLEYLKKEKQALKTPPTGWLKRLAQMIADAEAGKGAPEQTIPQTRREMIEDW